In one window of Labilithrix sp. DNA:
- a CDS encoding MotA/TolQ/ExbB proton channel family protein: protein MDLSPLHIWASMGPLSKVIASILLLMATMIVAVFVERNITLLRARAETKKFLRAVVALLTPESYARAVEVAGTHKASPFARLMAPVLGKLGGAEEKNLSRVEVARREAERQKELVGEDLRRGMNVLASVGSVAPFVGLLGTVVGIITAFQGIASTGSGGLGAVSAGIAEALVETALGLMVAIPAVLFFNQLNAKITAVETELARRTGELLDELENSHGRVDSGKLQKAV from the coding sequence ATGGACCTCAGTCCCCTTCATATCTGGGCCAGCATGGGCCCGCTCAGCAAGGTCATCGCCTCGATCCTCCTGCTCATGGCGACGATGATCGTCGCCGTCTTCGTCGAGCGGAACATCACGCTCCTCCGCGCGCGGGCGGAGACGAAGAAGTTCCTCCGCGCCGTCGTCGCGCTGCTCACACCGGAGAGCTACGCGCGCGCGGTCGAGGTCGCCGGCACGCACAAGGCCTCGCCGTTCGCGCGGCTCATGGCGCCCGTCCTCGGCAAGCTCGGCGGGGCGGAAGAGAAGAACCTCTCCCGCGTCGAGGTCGCGCGGCGCGAGGCGGAGCGGCAGAAGGAGCTCGTCGGCGAGGACCTCCGCCGCGGGATGAACGTGCTCGCGTCGGTCGGCTCCGTCGCGCCGTTCGTCGGCCTCCTCGGCACCGTCGTCGGCATCATCACCGCCTTCCAGGGGATCGCGTCGACGGGCTCCGGCGGCCTCGGCGCGGTGTCGGCCGGCATCGCGGAGGCGCTCGTGGAGACCGCGCTCGGCCTCATGGTCGCGATCCCCGCCGTCCTCTTCTTCAATCAGCTGAACGCCAAGATCACTGCCGTCGAGACCGAGCTCGCCCGCCGCACCGGCGAGCTCCTCGACGAGCTGGAGAATTCCCATGGGCGTGTCGATTCAGGCAAGCTCCAAAAAGCCGTCTAG
- a CDS encoding protein kinase — translation MSVTDPEDKTLSAPMLPVAIAVAAPAESSNTLDVAPKLLANRYELLGMLGAGAMGTVYRARDRELDEIVALKVLKKELASEDMLERFRREVKLARRVTHRNVARTFDIGEDGGDRFLTMEFIEGEMLGARLARKGRLPLPEVTALALDVCAGLSAAHAANVLHRDLKPENVIVAKDGHAVITDFGIARAAAGEAASRTVGIVGTPAYMAPEQVEGAKDLDARADLYALGAMLFELLTGQQPWTGDTVIAIAASRLLHPPPDPRKLLPNLAPPMAELVVALMARQRDQRPKTADDVAKVLSSFAPPPNPSTLLTSGGTLPLGALGAIKARPGSRVVAVLPIVNLGANEDSYLIEGILEDLVDNLSVVRGLLIRPRGETQRYVDPKRDAREVGRAVHADVVVDASLRRIGDRVRASFRLIAVEDGFQLWAQRFDRAPAEVLTIADDAAAAIAKALTAEVVGEKKERSHDPEAEDLYLRGRYLVRRGWGEYYIEAAQLLERAHQRVPDDTRIAGLYALATARTYGMPNITDSAADKTRLLAEQTLEADPRQPDCKVALGIIHFQNQEVDAAVRYFRQALALNPHGVEPLDWLGRIMAEVGRVEDGVAYLRRASSMDGENIALRYQVARIHSILGDRAMMKQELGPMPSHPGDLAMWFILLARDCMWYRDAQLAAEMRKAVASANIPATARLGIEQMLGIPLGGSRDYLERKNLDRILPVDASRTPRRASFNAQLRAETFGAIDDVAGMFESLRYADGNSLVDVVWLDRCPLFDVIRREPEFVTLRERVGVRARRVLVALDARSPTLA, via the coding sequence ATGAGCGTGACCGATCCCGAGGACAAAACCCTCTCTGCCCCGATGCTTCCGGTCGCGATCGCGGTCGCGGCCCCCGCCGAATCCTCGAACACGCTCGACGTCGCGCCGAAGCTGCTCGCCAACCGCTACGAGCTCCTCGGGATGCTCGGCGCCGGCGCGATGGGGACCGTGTACCGCGCGCGCGACCGCGAGCTCGACGAGATCGTCGCGCTCAAGGTCCTGAAGAAAGAGCTCGCGTCGGAGGACATGCTCGAGCGCTTCCGGCGCGAGGTGAAGCTCGCGCGCCGCGTGACGCACCGGAACGTCGCGCGCACCTTCGACATCGGCGAGGACGGCGGCGATCGATTCCTCACGATGGAGTTCATCGAGGGCGAGATGCTCGGCGCGCGCCTCGCGCGGAAAGGACGCCTGCCGCTCCCGGAGGTGACCGCGCTCGCGCTCGACGTCTGCGCCGGGCTCTCCGCCGCCCACGCCGCGAACGTGCTCCACCGCGACCTCAAGCCCGAAAACGTCATCGTCGCGAAAGACGGTCACGCCGTGATTACCGATTTCGGCATCGCGCGCGCCGCCGCCGGCGAGGCCGCGTCGCGCACGGTCGGCATCGTCGGGACGCCGGCCTACATGGCGCCGGAGCAGGTCGAAGGCGCGAAGGACCTCGACGCGCGCGCCGACCTCTACGCCCTCGGCGCGATGCTCTTCGAGCTCCTCACCGGCCAGCAGCCCTGGACCGGCGACACCGTGATCGCGATCGCCGCGTCGCGCCTGCTGCACCCGCCCCCCGATCCGCGGAAGCTCCTCCCGAACCTCGCGCCGCCGATGGCGGAGCTCGTCGTCGCGCTCATGGCGCGCCAGCGCGATCAACGACCGAAGACCGCCGACGACGTGGCGAAGGTGCTCTCGAGCTTCGCGCCCCCGCCGAACCCTTCGACGCTCCTGACCTCGGGCGGGACCTTGCCGCTCGGCGCCCTCGGCGCGATCAAGGCGCGCCCCGGATCGCGCGTCGTCGCCGTGCTGCCGATCGTGAACCTCGGCGCGAACGAAGACAGCTACCTCATCGAAGGCATCCTCGAGGACCTCGTCGACAACCTGAGCGTCGTCCGCGGGCTCCTCATCCGCCCCCGCGGCGAGACGCAGCGGTACGTCGATCCGAAGCGAGACGCGCGCGAGGTCGGGCGCGCGGTCCACGCCGACGTCGTCGTCGACGCGTCGCTCCGGCGCATCGGCGATCGCGTGCGCGCCTCGTTCCGCCTCATCGCGGTCGAGGACGGCTTCCAGCTGTGGGCGCAGCGCTTCGATCGCGCGCCGGCGGAGGTCCTCACCATCGCCGACGACGCGGCCGCCGCGATCGCGAAGGCGCTCACCGCCGAGGTCGTCGGCGAGAAGAAGGAGCGCTCGCACGATCCGGAGGCGGAGGACCTCTACCTCCGCGGGCGTTACCTCGTTCGCCGCGGCTGGGGCGAGTACTACATCGAGGCGGCGCAGCTCCTCGAGCGGGCGCACCAGCGCGTGCCGGACGACACGCGCATCGCCGGCCTCTACGCGCTCGCGACCGCGCGCACGTACGGGATGCCGAACATCACCGACTCCGCCGCCGACAAGACCCGCTTGCTCGCGGAGCAGACGCTCGAGGCCGACCCGCGCCAGCCCGACTGCAAGGTCGCGCTCGGCATCATCCACTTCCAGAACCAGGAGGTCGACGCGGCGGTGCGCTACTTCCGGCAGGCGCTCGCCCTCAACCCCCACGGCGTCGAGCCGCTCGACTGGCTCGGCCGCATCATGGCCGAGGTCGGCCGCGTCGAGGACGGCGTCGCCTACCTCCGCCGCGCGAGCTCGATGGACGGCGAGAACATCGCGCTCCGCTACCAGGTCGCGCGCATCCACTCGATCCTCGGCGACCGCGCGATGATGAAGCAGGAGCTCGGCCCGATGCCTTCGCATCCGGGCGACCTCGCGATGTGGTTCATCCTCCTCGCCCGCGACTGCATGTGGTACCGCGACGCGCAGCTCGCGGCGGAGATGAGGAAGGCCGTCGCGAGCGCGAACATCCCCGCCACCGCGCGGCTCGGGATCGAGCAGATGCTCGGCATCCCGCTCGGCGGGTCGCGCGACTACCTCGAGCGCAAGAACCTCGATCGCATCCTCCCCGTCGACGCGAGCCGCACACCGCGCCGCGCCTCGTTCAACGCGCAGCTCCGCGCGGAGACGTTCGGCGCGATCGACGACGTCGCGGGGATGTTCGAGTCGCTCCGCTACGCGGACGGCAACTCGCTCGTCGACGTCGTGTGGCTCGACCGCTGCCCGCTCTTCGACGTGATCCGGCGGGAGCCCGAGTTCGTCACGCTCCGCGAGCGCGTCGGCGTCCGCGCCCGCCGCGTCCTCGTCGCGCTCGACGCGCGCTCGCCGACGCTCGCGTAG
- a CDS encoding biopolymer transporter ExbD, which produces MGVSIQASSKKPSSATPIINVTPLVDVVLVLLIIFMVIAPSLEHGERVELPSILQPDENQKGKLDPVTVTVGRSGSVYLEKTPTTLAALPGQLADIKSREPDRRVVLKGDGALDYQKVRDVFTVVQNSGFSGVSLQVEKRKGAE; this is translated from the coding sequence ATGGGCGTGTCGATTCAGGCAAGCTCCAAAAAGCCGTCTAGCGCGACCCCGATCATCAACGTCACGCCGCTCGTTGACGTGGTGCTGGTGCTCCTCATCATCTTCATGGTCATCGCGCCATCGCTCGAGCACGGCGAGCGCGTCGAATTGCCGAGTATCCTCCAGCCGGACGAAAACCAGAAAGGCAAGCTCGACCCCGTCACGGTGACGGTGGGGCGAAGCGGGAGCGTCTACCTCGAAAAGACGCCGACGACGCTCGCCGCCCTGCCGGGCCAGCTCGCCGACATCAAATCACGCGAGCCCGACCGCCGCGTGGTCCTGAAAGGCGACGGGGCGCTGGACTACCAGAAGGTCCGCGACGTCTTCACCGTCGTCCAGAATTCGGGGTTCAGCGGCGTATCGCTCCAGGTCGAGAAGAGGAAAGGGGCGGAGTGA
- a CDS encoding amidase — protein sequence MLSSSATAIGAALRRRELTAAEVVDAHIARIERVNPSLNAVVRDRFTAARAEARAADERAASLRPDELPPLHGVPFTTKDALAAEGMPHTSGLWSRRSVVADRDATAVARLKAAGAILVGVTNISELCMWMESNNKVWGRTNNAYDPARTAGGSSGGEGAIVGAGGVPIGLGSDVGGSIRMPAFFNGVFGHKPTGGLVPSTGHHPVAENLVQRYVTTGPLARRAEDLMPFLRVVAGPDGVEANALPARELGDPSSVDVARLRVWVVPDNGLFAVEPAMQRAQARAARALEAAGARVERRALPSLKRSIEIWSAMLDAGGGPSFYESMAAGGDLVVARELAKLPLGRSRFTFPGLMLCLIERVPKLLGERRGAELVTLGRELRAELDALLGDDGVLLFPSYPTVAPRHIVPLLVPLKWVYTAIFNVLELPVTQVPLGLDERDLPVGVQVAAAHGADHRTIAVALALEQAIGGWTPPPRLPL from the coding sequence TTGCTCTCCTCCTCCGCGACGGCGATCGGCGCCGCGCTGCGACGGCGCGAGCTCACCGCGGCTGAGGTCGTCGACGCGCACATCGCGCGCATCGAGCGCGTGAACCCATCCCTCAACGCGGTGGTGCGCGATCGCTTCACGGCCGCGCGCGCGGAGGCCCGTGCGGCGGACGAGCGCGCCGCCTCGCTCCGCCCCGACGAGCTGCCGCCTCTTCACGGCGTCCCGTTCACGACGAAGGACGCGCTCGCGGCGGAGGGGATGCCGCACACGTCGGGCCTGTGGTCCCGCCGCTCCGTCGTCGCGGACCGCGACGCGACCGCGGTGGCGCGCCTCAAGGCAGCGGGCGCGATCCTCGTCGGCGTGACGAACATCAGCGAGCTCTGCATGTGGATGGAGAGCAACAACAAGGTGTGGGGGCGGACGAACAACGCCTACGATCCGGCGCGCACGGCGGGCGGCAGCTCGGGCGGCGAGGGTGCGATCGTCGGCGCGGGCGGCGTCCCGATCGGCCTCGGCTCCGACGTCGGCGGCTCGATCCGCATGCCGGCCTTCTTCAACGGCGTGTTCGGCCACAAGCCGACCGGCGGTCTGGTGCCGAGCACGGGCCACCATCCGGTGGCGGAGAACCTCGTGCAGCGCTACGTGACGACGGGCCCGCTCGCGCGCCGGGCGGAGGACCTGATGCCGTTCCTCCGCGTCGTCGCGGGCCCCGACGGCGTCGAGGCGAACGCGCTGCCGGCGAGGGAGCTCGGCGATCCGTCGTCCGTCGACGTCGCGCGGCTGCGGGTCTGGGTCGTTCCGGACAACGGTCTCTTCGCGGTCGAGCCTGCGATGCAGCGCGCGCAGGCCCGCGCGGCGCGAGCGCTCGAGGCGGCGGGGGCACGCGTCGAGCGGCGCGCGCTCCCGTCGCTCAAGCGATCGATCGAGATCTGGTCGGCGATGCTCGACGCCGGCGGCGGCCCGAGCTTCTACGAGTCGATGGCGGCGGGCGGCGATCTCGTCGTCGCGCGCGAGCTCGCGAAGCTCCCCCTCGGCCGCTCGCGCTTCACGTTCCCGGGCCTGATGCTGTGTCTCATCGAGCGAGTCCCGAAGCTCCTCGGCGAGCGCCGCGGCGCGGAGCTCGTGACGCTCGGCCGCGAGCTCCGCGCCGAGCTCGACGCGCTCCTCGGCGACGACGGCGTGCTCTTGTTTCCGTCGTACCCGACCGTCGCGCCCCGGCACATCGTCCCGCTCCTCGTGCCGCTCAAGTGGGTCTACACCGCCATCTTCAACGTGCTGGAGCTCCCGGTGACGCAGGTGCCGCTCGGTCTGGACGAGCGTGACCTCCCGGTCGGCGTCCAGGTCGCCGCTGCGCACGGCGCGGATCACCGAACCATCGCCGTCGCCCTCGCGCTCGAGCAGGCCATCGGCGGCTGGACCCCGCCCCCGCGCTTACCGCTCTGA
- a CDS encoding ammonium transporter: MNAGDTAWLLVSAALVLLMTPALALFYAGMVRKKNVLSTLMHSLAALPIVSILWVVCGYSLAFGPSHAGLIGSFGSVGVADLVMSTHGTVPSLAFCAFQMMFAVITPALISGAFAERMRFSAYLAFIALWSLLVYVPVAHWVWAEEGWLYKLGALDFAGGTVVHLTAGSAAFVCAVVIGKRLKYPQERPLPHNLTMTLTGAGILWFGWFGFNAGSALSSGWLAALAFATTHLGAAGGALGWLLVEWKHRGKPTALGIASGLVAGLVAITPAAGYVSPIAAIVIGFVASIVCYLAVLAKYRYGYDDSLDAFGVHGVGGLTGAVLTGVFAVERSFPGVAEPVGADGLLAGGVKQFGVQVLACVVSALYAGALTYGILKLVDKTIGLRVSTSDEREGLDTTQHGEEGYAG, encoded by the coding sequence GTGAACGCCGGCGACACCGCCTGGCTCCTCGTCAGCGCGGCGCTCGTCCTCTTGATGACGCCCGCGCTGGCGCTCTTCTACGCCGGGATGGTGCGGAAGAAGAACGTGCTCTCCACGCTGATGCACTCGCTCGCCGCGCTCCCGATCGTGAGCATCCTCTGGGTGGTCTGCGGTTACTCGCTCGCCTTCGGTCCGTCGCACGCCGGCCTCATCGGCTCGTTCGGCTCCGTCGGCGTCGCCGACCTCGTCATGTCGACGCACGGCACCGTGCCGAGCCTCGCGTTCTGCGCCTTCCAGATGATGTTCGCCGTCATCACGCCGGCGCTAATCTCCGGCGCGTTCGCGGAGCGCATGCGCTTCTCGGCGTACCTCGCGTTCATCGCGCTCTGGTCGCTCCTCGTCTATGTCCCCGTCGCGCACTGGGTCTGGGCGGAGGAGGGCTGGCTCTACAAGCTCGGCGCGCTCGACTTCGCCGGCGGCACGGTCGTGCACCTCACCGCCGGCTCGGCCGCGTTCGTCTGCGCCGTCGTGATCGGCAAGCGCCTCAAGTACCCGCAGGAGCGGCCGCTCCCGCACAACCTCACGATGACGCTCACCGGCGCCGGCATCCTCTGGTTCGGTTGGTTCGGCTTCAACGCGGGCAGCGCGCTCTCGAGCGGATGGCTCGCCGCGCTCGCGTTCGCGACGACGCACCTCGGCGCGGCGGGCGGCGCGCTCGGGTGGCTCCTCGTCGAGTGGAAGCACCGCGGGAAGCCGACCGCGCTCGGGATCGCGTCCGGTCTCGTCGCCGGCCTCGTCGCGATCACGCCCGCCGCGGGCTACGTCTCTCCGATCGCCGCGATCGTGATCGGGTTCGTCGCCTCGATCGTCTGCTACCTCGCCGTCCTCGCGAAGTACCGCTACGGCTACGACGACTCGCTCGACGCGTTCGGCGTGCACGGCGTCGGCGGCCTCACCGGCGCGGTCCTCACCGGCGTCTTCGCGGTGGAGCGATCGTTCCCCGGCGTCGCGGAGCCGGTCGGCGCGGACGGGCTCCTCGCTGGCGGGGTGAAGCAATTCGGCGTCCAGGTCCTCGCGTGCGTGGTCTCCGCGCTCTACGCGGGCGCGCTCACGTACGGGATCCTGAAGCTCGTCGACAAGACGATCGGGCTCCGCGTCTCGACGTCGGACGAGCGCGAGGGCCTCGACACGACGCAGCACGGCGAGGAAGGTTACGCCGGCTGA
- a CDS encoding energy transducer TonB, with protein sequence MPAYPEDARRQGIEAVVVVKFVVTADGRVEDARIVKGHPLFDAAVLASVRDWTFEPATLEGQPVRMVRMVKIPFRLKHS encoded by the coding sequence ATGCCCGCCTACCCCGAGGACGCGCGGCGGCAGGGGATCGAGGCCGTCGTCGTCGTGAAGTTCGTCGTGACGGCGGACGGACGCGTGGAAGATGCACGCATCGTGAAGGGGCACCCGCTCTTCGACGCGGCCGTCCTCGCGAGCGTCCGCGACTGGACCTTCGAGCCCGCCACGCTCGAGGGCCAACCCGTGCGCATGGTGCGCATGGTGAAGATCCCTTTCCGCCTCAAACACTCCTGA
- a CDS encoding glutathione S-transferase: MSRTLFGLRISPWTERARWALDHHKVTYAYHEHVPMLGELLLRRKARTNKASVPLLSDGDDVVMGSLAIAKHAEQRRGGTPLFPPSEEGAIDRWADVAERITKAGRDRLLSRMVADSKAQAESLPSFVPGGLRGVMAPTAGMAIRFLARKYGSEGDPEASEARAEETIRPLLEETREAIKDGGYVLAKDCFTFADIALASSLQVLRPRAEMAIGPATRAAWTNEKLADEFEDLVAWRDTVYAKHRSS, encoded by the coding sequence ATGAGTCGAACCCTCTTCGGGCTGCGTATCTCGCCGTGGACGGAGCGCGCGCGCTGGGCGCTCGATCATCACAAGGTGACGTACGCGTACCACGAGCACGTCCCGATGTTGGGTGAGCTGTTGCTCCGGCGGAAGGCGCGCACGAACAAGGCGTCGGTGCCGCTGCTCTCCGACGGCGACGACGTGGTGATGGGCTCGCTCGCGATCGCGAAGCACGCGGAGCAGCGACGTGGCGGCACGCCGCTCTTTCCGCCGAGCGAGGAGGGAGCGATCGATCGCTGGGCCGACGTCGCCGAGCGCATCACGAAGGCGGGGCGCGATCGTCTCCTCTCGCGCATGGTCGCGGACTCGAAGGCGCAGGCCGAGTCGTTGCCGTCGTTCGTCCCCGGCGGGCTCCGCGGCGTGATGGCGCCCACCGCCGGCATGGCGATCCGCTTCCTCGCGCGCAAGTACGGAAGCGAGGGCGATCCCGAGGCGAGCGAGGCGCGGGCGGAGGAGACGATCCGGCCGCTCCTCGAGGAGACGCGGGAGGCGATCAAGGACGGCGGCTACGTGCTGGCGAAGGACTGCTTCACGTTCGCCGACATCGCGCTCGCGTCGTCGCTCCAGGTGCTTCGCCCGCGCGCCGAGATGGCGATCGGTCCCGCCACGCGCGCGGCGTGGACGAACGAGAAGCTGGCGGACGAGTTCGAGGACCTCGTCGCGTGGCGCGACACGGTCTACGCGAAGCACCGCTCGTCGTGA
- a CDS encoding biopolymer transporter ExbD, which produces MGKHQRNTPEMNVTPLVDVVLVLLIIFMVVTPLLSKQFWLQLPKQETEAAPPSGNKSVVLTVKKDGVLALNGASIDKKDLRDKMSRIMAARSDKVLYFDAEDDAPYASTVEAMDIARQGGAKTIAVLTSSVIQ; this is translated from the coding sequence ATGGGCAAACACCAGCGCAACACCCCCGAGATGAACGTGACGCCGCTCGTCGACGTCGTGCTCGTGCTCCTCATCATCTTCATGGTCGTCACGCCGCTGCTCTCCAAGCAGTTCTGGCTCCAGCTCCCGAAGCAGGAGACCGAGGCGGCGCCGCCGAGCGGGAACAAGAGCGTCGTCTTGACGGTGAAGAAAGACGGAGTGCTCGCCCTGAACGGGGCTTCGATCGACAAGAAGGACCTCCGCGACAAGATGAGCCGCATCATGGCGGCCCGCTCGGACAAGGTCCTCTACTTCGACGCGGAAGACGACGCGCCGTACGCCTCCACGGTGGAGGCGATGGACATCGCGCGTCAGGGCGGCGCCAAGACGATCGCCGTATTGACCAGTAGCGTCATCCAATAA
- a CDS encoding TonB-dependent receptor — MRAATFLTFGLLLAAPPAYAQSSPNTAEPNEQPTDKVEEAPIEETLDPSRPPARGKGVVWGVVTSRKDGETLLEALVTVIGRKEYSTTDEQGRYRLELVPGNYQLRVQYELHRPTRVKNVRVAAGRVQKLDVVLDPDELAVEEVTAVEAEVERASAATQLFLRKNAAQASDSIGAQDIAKAPDRNAADAVKRVVGTTVVDGRYIFVRGLGDRYTSSLLNGSPVPSPEPDRQAVPLDMFPTLVISDLTVSKTFVPDMPGDFTGGSLDIHTRDLPNRFLFQANLGAGINTVSTFGRRLSYPGGSTDWLGIDDGGRRLPREVPATRQTRLLPNGQVNPNLVAAGRAINTPMETDRTFNLPNGTGSLVAGDSFKPKRGPFGCPDCVVGYIAGASYSRRFQKRTDEVIRTFGVDANDPGGLVRFNDYRAETGVDTVTWSGLGTVSYARGTDHKLSLTGLYSRNAEKEGRRIEGINDEVGGNRAFDERLRFVNRALMYGQLRGEHRFRKLDAAELRWTALWARATLSDPNLRETVYVEDPIAGYSFRESTQSGQHFYAAQGETTRSVGADWTQPLLKGDKPVKVKGGGLFTFRGRSFEARRFRFLRAPGAGTSPIFNQRPNVIFTDENVGPVIELNEWTQGSDRYAANYDVYAGYLMTDVMLLPRLRLVAGQRLEASRQSIDSFENTTPVSFALNKTDLLPSANLIFKLTEHQNVRLTATRTVARPQLRELAPFLFTDFFGARDILGNPNLDRTRVSNLDARWEMFPRVGEVLAISLFHKDFTDPIEQVILPTSRGVISYANARGAVNTGLEVEGRKGLDFLSSRLKDFGVLANVTVVHSRVDLDPSRGIQTSSSRPLAGQSPYVVNVALDWNNERSRTRARILYNVAGERISSVGSKPLPDIYEQPRHLLDLSIAQSIGEHFDVKGAIENLLDSPVRFKQGDVHTNRYNLGTTFWFTGTYSY; from the coding sequence ATGCGCGCCGCCACGTTCCTTACCTTCGGCCTCCTCCTGGCCGCTCCGCCGGCGTACGCCCAGTCGTCGCCGAACACCGCGGAGCCGAACGAACAACCCACCGACAAGGTCGAAGAGGCCCCAATCGAAGAGACGCTCGACCCGTCCCGGCCGCCCGCGCGCGGAAAAGGGGTGGTCTGGGGCGTCGTCACCTCGCGCAAGGACGGCGAGACGCTCCTCGAAGCGCTCGTCACCGTGATCGGCAGAAAAGAATACTCGACGACGGACGAGCAAGGCCGTTATCGCCTCGAGCTCGTACCAGGCAATTACCAGCTCCGCGTCCAGTACGAGCTCCACCGCCCCACCCGCGTGAAGAACGTCCGCGTCGCGGCGGGCCGGGTCCAGAAGCTCGACGTCGTCCTCGATCCCGACGAGCTGGCGGTCGAGGAGGTCACCGCGGTCGAGGCGGAGGTCGAGCGCGCGTCCGCCGCGACGCAGCTCTTCCTCCGCAAGAACGCGGCGCAGGCGTCGGACTCGATCGGCGCGCAGGACATCGCGAAGGCGCCCGACCGCAACGCCGCCGACGCCGTGAAGCGCGTCGTCGGCACCACCGTCGTCGACGGCCGCTACATCTTCGTGCGCGGCCTCGGCGATCGCTACACGAGCTCGCTCTTGAACGGCTCGCCGGTGCCGAGCCCGGAGCCCGATCGGCAAGCGGTGCCGCTCGACATGTTCCCTACCCTCGTCATCAGCGACCTCACGGTGTCGAAGACGTTCGTCCCCGACATGCCGGGCGACTTCACCGGCGGCTCGCTCGACATCCACACGCGCGACCTCCCGAACCGCTTCCTCTTCCAGGCGAACCTCGGCGCCGGCATCAACACGGTGAGCACGTTCGGGCGCCGCCTAAGCTACCCGGGCGGCAGCACCGACTGGCTCGGCATCGACGACGGCGGCCGCCGCCTCCCGCGCGAGGTCCCGGCCACGCGCCAGACGCGCCTCCTCCCGAACGGGCAGGTGAACCCGAACCTCGTCGCCGCGGGCCGGGCGATCAACACGCCGATGGAGACGGACCGCACGTTCAACCTGCCCAACGGCACCGGCAGCCTCGTCGCCGGCGACTCGTTCAAGCCGAAGCGCGGCCCCTTCGGCTGCCCCGACTGCGTGGTCGGCTACATCGCCGGCGCGTCGTACTCGCGGCGCTTCCAGAAGCGCACCGACGAGGTCATCCGCACGTTCGGCGTCGACGCCAACGACCCGGGCGGCCTCGTCCGCTTCAACGACTACCGCGCCGAGACGGGCGTCGACACCGTGACGTGGAGCGGCCTCGGCACCGTGAGCTACGCGCGCGGGACCGATCACAAGCTCTCGCTCACGGGCCTCTACAGCCGCAACGCCGAGAAGGAAGGGCGGCGCATCGAGGGCATCAACGACGAGGTCGGCGGCAATCGCGCCTTCGACGAGCGACTTCGCTTCGTCAACCGCGCGCTCATGTACGGGCAGCTCCGCGGCGAGCACCGCTTCCGCAAGCTCGACGCCGCCGAGCTCCGCTGGACCGCGCTCTGGGCGCGCGCGACGCTCTCGGATCCGAACCTCCGCGAGACGGTCTACGTCGAAGACCCCATTGCCGGTTATTCGTTCCGCGAGAGCACCCAATCCGGCCAGCACTTCTACGCGGCGCAGGGCGAGACCACGCGCTCGGTGGGGGCCGACTGGACGCAGCCGCTCCTGAAAGGCGACAAACCGGTAAAGGTCAAAGGCGGCGGTCTCTTCACGTTCCGCGGCCGCAGCTTCGAGGCGCGGCGCTTCCGCTTCCTCCGCGCGCCCGGGGCGGGGACCTCGCCGATATTCAATCAGCGGCCGAACGTCATCTTCACCGACGAGAACGTCGGGCCCGTCATCGAGCTCAACGAGTGGACGCAGGGCAGCGACCGATATGCGGCCAACTACGACGTCTATGCCGGTTATCTCATGACCGACGTGATGCTCCTGCCGCGCCTGCGCCTCGTCGCCGGCCAGCGCCTCGAGGCGTCGCGCCAGTCGATCGACTCGTTCGAGAACACGACCCCGGTGAGCTTCGCCCTGAACAAGACGGACCTGCTCCCCTCCGCGAACCTCATCTTCAAGCTCACCGAGCACCAGAACGTCCGCCTCACCGCGACGCGCACGGTGGCGCGGCCCCAGCTCCGCGAGCTCGCGCCGTTCTTGTTCACGGACTTCTTCGGCGCGCGCGACATCCTCGGCAACCCGAACCTCGATCGAACCCGCGTATCGAACCTCGACGCGCGCTGGGAGATGTTCCCCCGCGTCGGCGAGGTGCTCGCGATCAGCCTCTTCCACAAGGACTTCACCGATCCGATCGAGCAGGTCATCCTCCCGACGAGCCGCGGCGTCATCTCGTACGCGAACGCGAGGGGCGCGGTGAACACCGGCCTCGAGGTCGAAGGACGGAAGGGCCTCGACTTCCTCTCGAGCCGGCTGAAGGACTTCGGCGTCCTCGCGAACGTCACCGTCGTCCACTCGCGCGTGGACCTCGATCCGAGCCGCGGGATCCAGACCTCGTCGAGCCGCCCGCTCGCGGGGCAGTCGCCGTACGTCGTCAACGTCGCGCTCGACTGGAACAACGAGCGCAGCAGGACGCGCGCGCGCATCCTCTACAACGTCGCGGGCGAGCGCATCTCGTCGGTCGGCAGCAAGCCGCTGCCCGACATCTACGAGCAGCCGCGACACCTCCTCGATCTCTCGATCGCGCAGTCGATCGGCGAGCACTTCGACGTCAAGGGCGCGATCGAGAACCTCCTCGACTCGCCGGTGCGCTTCAAACAAGGCGACGTCCACACCAACCGCTACAACCTCGGCACGACCTTCTGGTTCACCGGCACGTACAGCTACTGA